The following are from one region of the Balaenoptera acutorostrata chromosome 18, mBalAcu1.1, whole genome shotgun sequence genome:
- the WBP4 gene encoding WW domain-binding protein 4 — protein sequence MADYWKSQPKKFCDYCKCWIADNRPSIEFHERGKNHKENVAKRISEIKQKSLDKAKEEEKLSKEFAAMEAAALKAYQEDLKRLGLESEISDPSVSPVTSTIPPTSASNQQKEKKKKKKDPSKGRWVEGITSEGYHYYYDLITGASQWEKPEGFQGNLKKTAVKTVWVEGLSENGYTYYYNTETGESRWEKPDDFIPHSGDLLSSKVNEKSLGTLEESKPSDSHSASDGEQEAEKGGKKGEVSTEAQKLKIKFKEKNKNSDKGTEPETQKEKNTQGKNSSGPNEEKPKAHKKSNPYGEWQEIKQEVESHEEVDLELPSTENEYVSTSEADVGGEPKVVFKEKTVTSLGVVADGVAPVFKKRRIENGKSRNLRQRGDDQ from the exons AT ggcGGACTACTGGAAGTCCCAACCAAAGAAATTCTGTGATTACTGCAAGTGCTGGATAGCGGACAATAGGCCT aGCATTGAATTTCATGAAAGAGGAAAGAATCATAAGGAAAATGTGGCAAAGAGGATCAGTGAG ATTAAACAGAAAAGCCTGGATAaggcaaaggaagaagaaaagttatCAAAGGAGTTTGCTGCAATGGAGGCAGCTGCCCTGAAAGCataccaagaggatttgaaaaggCTTGGGTTAGAGTCAG AAATTTCAGATCCAAGCGTGTCACCAGTAACCAGCACTATCCCACCCACCTCTGCATCAAAtcagcagaaagaaaagaagaaaaagaaaaaagacccttCAAAGGGCAGATGGGTAGAAGGCATAACCTCTGAGGGTTACCATTACTATTATGATCTTATCACAGGAG CATCTCAGTGGGAGAAACCTGAAGGATTTCAAGGAAACTTAAAAAAG ACGGCAGTGAAGACCGTTTGGGTAGAAGGTTTAAGTGAAAATGGCTATACCTATTATTATAATACAGAAACAGGGG AATCCAGATGGGAAAAACCTGATGATTTCATTCCACACTCTGGCGATCTGCTTTCTAGTAAAGTCAATGAAAAGTCACTTGGCACCCTAGAAGAGTCCAAACCATCAGATTCACATAGTGCTTCTGATGGGGAACAAGAagcagaaaagggaggaaaaaaaggagaggtcTCTACAGAAGCGcaaaagctgaaaataaagtTTAAG gaaaaaaataaaaatagtgataaAGGAACTGAAccagaaacacagaaagaaaaaaatacccaagGGAAGAATTCATCAGGTCCAAATGAAGAAAAACCCAAAGCTCATAAAAAATCAAACCCATATGGAGAATGGCAAGAAATTAAACAAGAGGTTGAGTCCCA TGAGGAGGTAGATTTGGAACTTCCAAGCACTGAAAATGAATATGTATCAACTTCAGAGGCTGATGTTGGTGGGGAACCCAAAgtggtttttaaagaaa